Genomic segment of Streptomyces sp. NBC_01210:
TGGCCGGTCGGCGCACCCTCCGTCGTGGCTGACTTTCGTGGGCTGAGGTTCAGGCGGCCGCGGGACGGGGTCACCTCGGCGCCGACGTGCGATGTGCCCGCAGCGGGCTGAAACAACGCGACGGGGAGGGGAGTCCGGTTGGCGTTCGGGCTCCCCTCCCCGTGTAGGAGGGAGGGCCGTCATCGGCAGGCGCCGTTGTGCGGACGCTTCTTCAGATGCCGCATGGTTCGTTCACCGCCAGCAGGTGACCGCGGCTGATCGCGACGCGGAGGACGTCTCGTAGGGCCCCGGTCAGTTCCTTCGCCAGGCGTTGCTTCTCCTCCGTGTCCGCGTCCCGGTCGTCGAGCGTTTCGGAGGCTCGCTCCAGCAGCTTGGCGGCAGTGCCGAGTTGGACCGCCTCGATGTTGTCCGCCAGGCGGGACATGAATCCGTCCCGGTCGTCGGTGCTCAGGTAGCAGGGATTGCCCCCTGGGCCCGACCACGGGAGGAGCCGCAGTTCGTCTTGTGCCGTCATCCTTGCGTCTGCCTCTCGTCGATCACGTCGTGGGTGGTGAAGACCGCGTCGATGCGGTCGCCCGGGAAGGCCAGCAGCGCGGGTTCGACCACGCGCCCGGCGGAGTCGGTCGCGGTGCGCGTGATGGCGAGGACGGGCACGGTGGAGCCGATCCGAAGGGCCGACGCTTCGTCCGGTGTCGGCGGGCGGGCACATACCGTCTCCCGGACAGTGGCCGGCGCAGGACCGAGCACGGCGAATCTCGTGGCCGCTTCCCCGTATGCGGATTCGTCGTCGAGCACTCCGGCCGGCGCCAGATCACGCGGAATGTAGATGCGGGCCAGTCCGTGCGGTGACGCTCCTTCGAGGCTGAGGCACGAGAACTCGGCGAGAGGGCTGCCCGCGGGGACGTTGAGCAAGGTCGTGAGCTGTCCGTGCGCTTGAACTGTGGTGGTGCGAACGGTGACACGCAGAGCCGCTTCGGCCGCGGTCCACGGGTCCAGGGTTCCCACAGCCGCCGACGTACATGATCTTGCGAAGAGGGAGGCGGACGAAGTTGCCCTTGCCGTGGATCTTCTCGACGAGGCCCTCCCCCTGAAGCACGGAGAGAGCTCTCCGTAGCGTTACCGTGCTCACCTTGTATCGGTCGGCCAAGTCGGCTTCGGACCGCAGGCGTTCACCGGGCTGGATGCGGCCGGTCGCGATCTGGCGGCGGAGGTCGTCCGCGATGTTGTGGTGACGAGAGGGCACGGACACGGTCACCGCCTTCTCAGCGACCGCACGGCGACGAGCCGGGTACGCGCGTGGATGGTCAGCAGCTCGCCCGACTCGAAGACCAGTTGCTTGGCCCCCTGGGAAAGCCGGAAGAGGTCTCTCACCCGGCAGGCACGGCCGCCCAGTTGGATGACGTCGCCTCGCTGCACGGTGGCCGCGGTGACCTCGATACTGGCGACCAGCGCGCCGCCGGGGGCCCATGCGTTCATCGCTGCACCTCCGTGGTGGGGAATCGGTCGGCTGCCGGGTGGCACGGGCAATCGCACGCTTCGTAGATCACAGGAAGGTCGACCGGGGCCGAAGCCGGGGAGGACTCCGCGCAGGCCGGGTGCGTGCCGATGCGGCAGGCGGTCGAGCGGTAGGGAACGGCCGAAGCGTCCGCGATGCGGAGACGCCGGCGAGACGGCATTGAGGACCTTGAGGGCATCAGTGGACCCCCGCGAGGGCCGACCACGCATGGATCGGCAGATGGGGAGCGACGACCACCGAGCGCGTGCGAGCGCGCTTCTCCCAGGCCAACACGTACGGGCGGACGAGCGCGATGTCCTCACCCGCGAGCGAGTGACGTTGGTCCGCGTCGATGGAGGCCCGCCCCAGGATGACCGTCAACGCGTCAGCGGACATGGGGAATGTGGAAGCGGTCGGCGGGCGGACGGCCGTTAAGGGGCGGCGGTGCCTGCCCCTGGCGGAGTGACGCGCCCTGGTGAGGGAGACGGCGCGGCGGATACGGTTGAGCACGCTGTTCAGCTCCTATCGCTGATGGCCCGGTCCCCCGACATCGCCCGTCGTGGGGACCGTTTTGCGTACGACCGCCCAGAGGGTGCGGCCGTTCAGGCTGGTGGCGAGGAGTCCGAACCGATCGGCCTCGGCCACCACTTCCAGGACCTCCCGCCAGGACTCGGCGGAGAGCGATTCCGGCACCTCCGCTTCGACTGACGTGTGTAAGGCGTGCTCCTCCAGGCGCGCGGGGAGCCCGATGGCGGACAGCCGGGCGGCGAGGGCCGCCGCGCTAACTCCCGAAGCGGGCACAGGGCAGCCTCCGTCACCGGCAATCACTTTGCGTGAAGCTAGTTAACTAGATTAGAGCTAGTGGACTAGATTTTCCATATGCCTGAGCAGCCGCCCTATCTCCGCATCGCCGACGAACTCCGGCGGCGGATCGCGGAGCACGTATGGGAGCCGGGGGACCGCCTCCCGTCCCGCGCCCAGATCGGCCAGGAATGCGGCGTGGGCGAGAACGTGGTCCGCCGGGCTCAGGAGTTGCTGATCTCGCAAGGCGTACTGGAGGGCCGCGCCGGATCGGGCACGTACGTCGCCGAACCCCGGAAGCGGGTGCGGGTGGTCCGTTCATCGGCGCGCGAGCAGCCCCAAGGGTCCCCGTTCCGCGCGGACATGAAGGCGCTGGGCAGGCAGGGTGACTGGGAAAGCCGGACCGACGCCAAGGTGTCGGCTCCAGCGGAGATCGCGGCCCGGCTCGGCGTCGCCGAGGGCGAGCTGTGCGTCCGGACGGTGTACGAGTTCCTGGCTGACGGCAGGCCCGTACAACTGTCGACGAGCTGGGAGCCGTACGACCTCACCGCCGGCACTCTCGTCGTCCTCCCTGAGGGAGGGCCACACGCCGGGGCGGGGGTCGTGAACCGTATGGCCGCGATCGGCGTCACCGTCAGCCATGCCGTGGAGCAACCGGAGCCGCGGCAGGCGACCGCCGAAGAGGCATCGCTTCTCGGCATCCAGAAGGCCGCGCTCGTCACGCACATCAGGCGGACGTACTACAGCGACCAGGGGCGGCCCGTGGAGACCGCGGACATCGTCGTGCCCGCCGCGCACTGCGAGATCGTCTACGAGATCCCGATCAACCGGTGATCGCGCCGCTTGCGGCGAGACCCCCTACATGGGCCACCCCCTTCCTTCGCGCGCCAGGATTTCCCATGCGAGAGCTGGTGTCTTTCAGGACCATGCCAGCCTGAACGGTCAGACCTTTTGGATCTTGTGGGGTAGATGAGGGGAGAGGCAAATGAGTCGCCGGAGAGAGACCCGTAAAGTCGCCGCAGTCGTGACTGCGACTGTGCGTGAGTGGAGGGACGAGGAGGGTTGGGGTGTCCTCGACTCGCCCGAGACTCCCGGAGGGTGCTTCGGCCACTACGCCGACATTCAGGCGCCCGGCTTTCGCACGCTGTCACCAGGGCAACAGGTCGATCTCACCTGGGAAGCACCCGGCTTCAAGCAGGACGGGTACGACTACCGGGCGGTGAGCATCGTTCCCCGCCCCGTCTGACATCCACGGCTGACATCAACGAGGCCGGACGGCGGCATACGGCAGCGCCCTCGCACGACCGCCGGACCTGCCGACGACGGCACCAGGGGCGGGTGTAGATCGAACTCCTAAAGCGGGTGTCGCAGGTTCGAATCCTGCCGGGGGCACATCGCATTACGCCGCTGACCTGGGGTTCCCTCCCCAGGGAGGCGCTCTATTCGGCCTCGGACTCCCCGTCCGGGGCCGTTTGCGTGAGCGGACGGGTCGCCAGGCCCCGATATTTCCCCCGATGGATCAGCACCATCTGGCACGGGCCCCGGGCCGGGCTCCTCCGCCTCGGCGGGCTCGGGCTCCGCTTCGGGACTGTTTCCGCACGCCTGTGGGTTCCGGAAACGGTGTCACCCTATGCAACCTGTTTTGTGCTCCCGCTGCGCTGACCTACTACCGGAGGAAATGAACCTTACGCCGTTCCGTTCGATGCAGGTCCAGAGATTGGAGTTCGTGGATCGTCGATGTCAACTGCGATCTCGACCCCCGAAGTCGAGCTAAAGGTAGCAACGTTGTCGGACAGCTGGATCCGATTAAATGGATTGGATTCCGTGAAGAAGATCGCCCAGATCAGCGCACGATCAGCAGTCAAACGTGCGACGAATCCGTCTGACCCGTACGAGCCCTCGCCGCCCCACAGTAGTCCCCTGCTCCCCAGGTCTACGACGGCCCGCCCGTCGACCGAAGACGTCCATGACGGATCGCCTTGGAGCATCTCATCCAGGTCGAAGGCGGCGAGCACCCTGAAACCGCCCGGCGCGTCGGAGTCGAGGGCGACATCGCAGGAGTGCCCGTCGGCGAAGTGCAGTGCATCTCTGATGGGAAGCTGAAAGTCGTCTTCCCATAGGCGTTCGATCGCGGTCATTTGCTCTTACATTTCCCTTTTTTGGGCACGTGCTCCGGCCTCTCCTGAAGTCCTGTCGGGGGAACTGGCTCGCCTAGTTCATTTCTGTTCCGCCCGTCATTCATGCGCTTTCTGAACTGCTCCGCCCATGTCCGTCCGGTTGACGAATCAGGGTGAGGCGCGTTCGGATCGACTCGCTCGATGATGACCGGCCTCCCCACCTCGCGCGCCGCGTCAAGCCTTCGGTTGTCGTACGACACCAGTTGGCCGTCTACTTCCATGACCTTCAACGCTGTTCCGGGTCGTGTCCAGTCCCACTCCCCGGAGCGCATCTTCGCCACGTAGTCGTTCGGGGACACGGCGCGCTGGGAGAAGTTGAGATCCTCTGGATTGGCCCATTCCGGCTCCCCGGCAAGTCCTAGGTGGTCAGTCCAGGTGTGGGGGTTACGAACATACGCCAGCGCGTTGGGCGCTGGGACCAGCCCGAGCGGGTCCGGTGTGG
This window contains:
- a CDS encoding cold-shock protein, with translation MSRRRETRKVAAVVTATVREWRDEEGWGVLDSPETPGGCFGHYADIQAPGFRTLSPGQQVDLTWEAPGFKQDGYDYRAVSIVPRPV
- a CDS encoding GntR family transcriptional regulator, whose protein sequence is MPEQPPYLRIADELRRRIAEHVWEPGDRLPSRAQIGQECGVGENVVRRAQELLISQGVLEGRAGSGTYVAEPRKRVRVVRSSAREQPQGSPFRADMKALGRQGDWESRTDAKVSAPAEIAARLGVAEGELCVRTVYEFLADGRPVQLSTSWEPYDLTAGTLVVLPEGGPHAGAGVVNRMAAIGVTVSHAVEQPEPRQATAEEASLLGIQKAALVTHIRRTYYSDQGRPVETADIVVPAAHCEIVYEIPINR